The Acidimicrobiales bacterium genome contains the following window.
CTTGGCTCGTTCGAAGGGCTCCCGATGACCCGAACGCTTCACCACGAGGAGCGGTGCCTCCTCGATGCGCTCGAAGGTCGTGAACCGCCGGCCGCAGGCCAGGCAGGCGCGGCGCCGGCGGATGGCGGCCCCGTCGTCGGCCGTGCGGGAGTCCACCACCTTGTCGTCGACACCGGCGCACGACGGGCAGCGCACGGGCCCACGCTACGTGTTCCCGCTGCATGCCGTGGCGTGGGGGATGACACCAGGTGGCCCGTTCGGGTCACCGGAAATTGGCCAGGCCTGCCCCTTTGGACAACCACGCAGAGTGCCGAAGGAACAGGCACATAAGGCCGAGGACGACGAAGCGGCCCCAAGCCCAACACCCACAGCGGCCGTCGGGCCTCGAAAC
Protein-coding sequences here:
- the nrdR gene encoding transcriptional regulator NrdR, yielding MRCPSCAGVDDKVVDSRTADDGAAIRRRRACLACGRRFTTFERIEEAPLLVVKRSGHREPFERAKLAAGLRAATKNRAGASERVEELAAELEEALRLEGPEVTSQQVGVAVLERLRVLDEVAYLR